GAAGCACTCCAAGCACTGCTAAAAACGCCAGAAACTCCTACGCTTAGCACAAGTGCCAAAAGTCCATTTGAGACTTTTAGAGCCATATTTTTAGAGCTTTGTGTGTGTTTTTTCATTTTACACTCTCCTTTTAAGGAATTTTTGCTATGATACCAAATCGACAACAATACTAAATCAATAAACAATAAAAGTATTTTTGGGAGCAAAAATTGGATTCTACCACCACTGAACTACCTGCTACTAAATTATCTGCACAAGCGCAATCAACCCACCCAAAATCATCTACACAAAATATATCACAGCCCACTTCCAAACTTTCTCAATCCACTCAATCCGCCCAACTAGCTCAACCTCTCTCACACCCATTTCTAGCACTCAAAGCCTCCGCAGGCAGTGGCAAAACCTTTAGCCTTGCTTTGCGCTTTGTGTGGCTACTTTTTCGTGGTGCAAAGCCTAGTGAGATTTTAGCCCTTACCTTTACCAACAAAGCTACCAAAGAAATGCAAGAGCGCGTCCAAAACGCCCTAAAAGAGCTTGCAAACCCTCACACTCTGCCTACCTCGCCCTTTCTCTCGCAGCTACAAGCTATGGGACTTAGCCTACAAGAAATAAAAGCAAATAGTCCAAAAATCTACCAAGAATTTTTGGATTCTACCCCTAGAATTTGCACAATCGATGCGTTTTTTAACTCGATTTTGCACAAATTTTGTTGGTATGTCGGGCTTAGTCAAGACTACCAAATGGGCGAGGACATAGAGGAAGAAGAGCTATTTGAGGAGTTTTTGATGATTTTGTCAAAAAATAGCATTGCAGATTCTACAAATATCTTTGATAGGCTGATTAGATTTTGCTTTGACTTTGACATAGATTTTAGTCGCGTTATGAAGCATTTAGAAGTGTGGCACAATGACAAAATCCACTTCAATGATAAGTTTTTGCAAGAGATAAAATCTCACTCAATAGCTAAGACAAAAAAAGAGCTAGCTCAAGTAGAATCTAGCATTTTATCCACACTTAAGTATCTAAAAGCCCTGCTAGAAAAGGGCAACGCCTCACAAAGCGCACTAAATGCAGTGCAAGCCACAAGCGCGCAAGAATTTATCAAAGAAAAGAGATGGACATTTTTGCAAAAAGATGAGCCAAGAGAATATAAAAATTTTGCAAAGCCGCTCAAAGATGAAGCAATAAATGCGGAGTTTTGTAAGCATATAGCAGTGCTAAAGCAATATCTAAAGCAATATTTTTTGCTAAAAGAGCGCGTGATTTTTGTGGAGCTAGAGAGGATTTTGGACGCTTTTGGCAGGGCAAAAAACCTCTCTATACGGTCAAGCAAAAAGCTAAGCTTTGCAAACTGTGCGCTAAAAGTGTATGAGCTACTTATACTAGGAGAGGGGCTAAATGTGAGTGCGGGTGGTATCGACCCGCAGTTTTTCTACTTTCGTATGGATAATACCATTAGCCATATTTTGATTGATGAGTTTCAAGACACTAGCCCTATGCAATACGCTATTTTAGAGCCACTAATTGATGAAATATACGCGGGTAGGGGGAGGGATATACGCGGGCAAGTAGATGATAGAAGTGTGTTTTTTGTGGGGGATTCTAAGCAGTGCATTTATGGATTTAGAGGGAGTGAAGCGGGATTTTTTGATGAGGTTATTTCTCATTCGCCATTGCACACACATAGTTTGCCAAACAACTATCGAAGCAAAAAATCTATCATTGATTTTGTAAATGCGTGCTTTGGCAAAATCTTTGCAGAGCAATACCAAAATCAGACGCTACCACAAAATCAAATATCACAAAGTGGGCTCTCAAAAATCAAAGATTGCACTACAAAAGCTACCACAAATAGCTTTGCAAAAAACGACTTTGATACAAATGGCTTTGTTTGCATTGCACAAAATTTGAGCCAACAATCAAACGAAGCAGAATCTAGCCCAAGCAAAACCAAAAACATATCTAATGATTTTGGTGATTCTGCTAAATCCACTGATTCTACTGAATCTACAAATCCCGCAGATGATGCAAGCGAAAATATTGTAGTTACGCAAGTGCTAGAGAGTTTGCAAACGCTATTTTTGCTAGGTGTGCAGCCAAATGACATCGCGATATTGTGCTTTAGAAATGATGATATTTTTAGCATAAATGAAGCGATAAAAGAGCGGTTTAAAAATATCAAGACTACGCCTGAAATCAAATCTGCCTTTGTCCAAAAGCCTAGCGTGCGCTTTATCCTAAGTGCGCTAAAATTTATCCAAAGTATCAAAGATAATCACGCACAAGATAATGACGCTACACAAGAAAAATCCTCCAAAAACTTGGCTGATTTTTATGTGTATGAGTGCCTAAAAATCGCAGGTAAAAAGGTATTTGACTTGCCACAAGAAAAGCAAAAAGAGCTACTGCAAT
This genomic stretch from Helicobacter macacae MIT 99-5501 harbors:
- a CDS encoding UvrD-helicase domain-containing protein, yielding MDSTTTELPATKLSAQAQSTHPKSSTQNISQPTSKLSQSTQSAQLAQPLSHPFLALKASAGSGKTFSLALRFVWLLFRGAKPSEILALTFTNKATKEMQERVQNALKELANPHTLPTSPFLSQLQAMGLSLQEIKANSPKIYQEFLDSTPRICTIDAFFNSILHKFCWYVGLSQDYQMGEDIEEEELFEEFLMILSKNSIADSTNIFDRLIRFCFDFDIDFSRVMKHLEVWHNDKIHFNDKFLQEIKSHSIAKTKKELAQVESSILSTLKYLKALLEKGNASQSALNAVQATSAQEFIKEKRWTFLQKDEPREYKNFAKPLKDEAINAEFCKHIAVLKQYLKQYFLLKERVIFVELERILDAFGRAKNLSIRSSKKLSFANCALKVYELLILGEGLNVSAGGIDPQFFYFRMDNTISHILIDEFQDTSPMQYAILEPLIDEIYAGRGRDIRGQVDDRSVFFVGDSKQCIYGFRGSEAGFFDEVISHSPLHTHSLPNNYRSKKSIIDFVNACFGKIFAEQYQNQTLPQNQISQSGLSKIKDCTTKATTNSFAKNDFDTNGFVCIAQNLSQQSNEAESSPSKTKNISNDFGDSAKSTDSTESTNPADDASENIVVTQVLESLQTLFLLGVQPNDIAILCFRNDDIFSINEAIKERFKNIKTTPEIKSAFVQKPSVRFILSALKFIQSIKDNHAQDNDATQEKSSKNLADFYVYECLKIAGKKVFDLPQEKQKELLQSYKNTLKECLKKSYQTTSTHSAHSTHFANSANEKIIKPSKCILEIIKSFHIYDKNGQKLLEVSLQIAQTGHSETLSEFITRVESQSITPPKESYAGIRILTIHAAKGLEFPYVILADRLGGERHSPKNFVYDDKVYFVQKNREIVDEGFRLALEVAKNAEKVEKNNVLYVACTRAKDGLIIVPKDDKSAFEEILKSIESSSFLDSSAEIETLKSLRSKATQKTQAKTKEEQKTTNPKILTQMPFGAQNQTLKKESQSLLNALPNAEKIRFGNALHLALEYALGFGIGDEILRNILQNHFGENIDISRLLALTRATKENPRFQAFLQKSQNPQQNLAQAQTSQESLAQILTQTSQEIPQENLQEVLQEVLVEVPLFFDGELKRIDLLVREGDRIFVYDYKSGASQEYKDEHKKQVSGYVRALKSLYSDYEINGYVAYIRDEIVWESCDNV